Proteins encoded within one genomic window of Eleutherodactylus coqui strain aEleCoq1 chromosome 1, aEleCoq1.hap1, whole genome shotgun sequence:
- the LOC136591700 gene encoding hydroperoxide isomerase ALOXE3-like, with product MRVYKVTVATGNYLSAGTIDAISISLVGLKGESAKQELSHLWIPGTVCDYELNIKEDIGELLSVRLFKETYLFPVHDAWYCQYVKVIDPFGKLHKFPVYQWVSGDTSVLIPEGRGHVLSLRSSNAHRAYRLTELEKSREVYKWKMYAPRAPYCIDADSTDLPINERYSDIKRGSFKLTKILAGLEVVLKGLTNCTDSWRNLDDITTVFYFNRTDISDEVSRIWNEDSFFGYQYLNGVNPMLIQKCLNLLENFPVTSSMVAASLGTSTDLQKELQNGNVFLADYKILQGIPANDCINGKQQYISAPMCLLWKDPQDQLLPIAIQLGQTPGEQTPIFLPSDSEWDWTLAKIWVRNAEFQVHQTIYHLLHTHLLAEVFNMASHRQLPRNHPVYKLLIPHLRYTLDINTLARKDLVGPGGIFDQIMAVCKEGFKALVQRAMEEMTYSALCLPEDIKARGLESIPNYFYRDDGQMIWEAMERFVSNMVQHYYKSDESVRTDPELQAWVAEIYEKGFLSNKSSGIPSSLETVSSLVRYLTMVIFRCSAQHAAVNSGQFDFYAWMPNGPSSMKSPPPTAKGVTTLQTILDTLPDVNTTTMGLAIVWQLSNDQVDRRRLGSYPDEHFTEETPQIFILEFQEKLSEISKTINERNQTRSLPYPYLDPKVIENSISI from the exons ATGAGGGTCTACAAGGTGACAGTCGCCACGGGAAATTACCTCTCTGCTGGGACCATTGATGCCATCTCCATCAGTCTTGTGGGATTGAAAGGAGAAAGTGCTAAGCAGGAGCTGTCCCACCTGTGGATACCTGGAACG GTGTGTGACTATGAGCTGAACATCAAGGAGGATATTGGCGAGCTCCTGTCGGTGCGACTCTTCAAGGAGACTTACCTGTTCCCGGTCCACGATGCCTGGTACTGCCAGTATGTCAAGGTCATCGACCCCTTTGGGAAGCTTCACAAGTTCCCCGTGTACCAGTGGGTCTCCGGGGACACCAGTGTGCTGATCCCtgaagggagag GCCATGTATTATCCCTGAGATCTAGCAATGCCCACAGAGCGTATCGGCTGACGGAGCTGGAGAAGAGTAGAGAAGTTTACAA ATGGAAGATGTACGCTCCACGGGCCCCATACTGCATTGATGCAGACAGCACTGATCTTCCCATCAATGAACGGTACTCCGACATAAAGCGCGGCAGCTTCAAGCTCACCAAGATTCTGGC GGGACTTGAGGTGGTGCTGAAAGGTCTCACGAACTGCACTGATTCCTGGAGAAATCTAGATGACATCACGACTGTGTTCTATTTCAACAGAACTGACATCTCTG ATGAGGTCTCCCGGATCTGGAATGAGGACTCCTTCTTTGGTTATCAGTATCTGAATGGAGTCAACCCAATGCTGATCCAGAAATGCCTCAACCTACTGGAGAACTTCCCAGTCACCAGCAGCATGGTGGCTGCATCTCTGGGGACCTCCACAGACCTTCAGAAAGAGCTTCAG AACGGGAATGTCTTCCTGGCCGACTACAAGATTCTCCAGGGAATTCCTGCCAATGACTGTATAAATGGGAAGCAGCAATACATCAGCGCCCCCATGTGTCTGCTGTGGAAGGACCCCCAGGACCAGCTGCTCCCCATCGCTATCCAG TTGGGTCAGACTCCAGGAGAACAGACACCGATCTTCCTGCCAAGTGACTCCGAGTGGGACTGGACCTTGGCCAAGATCTGGGTGCGCAATGCCGAGTTCCAGGTCCACCAGACCATCTATCACCTGCTCCACACCCACCTCTTAGCTGAAGTGTTTAACATGGCGTCCCACCGGCAGCTGCCTCGTAACCACCCAGTGTATAAG CTCCTCATCCCTCATCTGCGCTACACTCTGGACATCAACACTCTCGCCAGAAAGGATCTTGTTGGTCCTGGGGGTATCTTTGATCAG ATTATGGCCGTCTGTAAAGAGGGGTTTAAAGCTTTGGTGCAGAGAGCGATGGAGGAGATGACTTATAGCGCCCTCTGCCTGCCTGAAGATATTAAGGCTCGAGGATTGGAATCTATCCCCAACTACTTCTACAGAGATGATGGGCAGATGATCTGGGAGGCGATGGAGAG GTTTGTCTCCAACATGGTGCAGCATTATTATAAGAGTGACGAGTCGGTGCGGACAGATCCAGAACTGCAGGCCTGGGTGGCTGAGATCTACGAGAAGGGATTCCTAAGTAACAAATCCTCAG GAATCCCATCATCCCTGGAGACTGTGTCCTCGCTGGTACGGTACTTGACCATGGTGATCTTCAGGTGTTCTGCTCAGCATGCTGCAGTCAACAGTGGCCAG TTTGACTTCTATGCCTGGATGCCCAATGGTCCCTCATCAAtgaagagcccccctcccacagcCAAAGGAGTCACCACACTGCAGACTATCCTGGATACATTGCCTGATGTCAACACCACCACCATGGGGCTGGCTATTGTTTGGCAGCTCAGCAATGACCAAGTAGACCGG AGACGTCTCGGATCTTACCCCGATGAGCATTTCACTGAGGAAACCCCACAAATATTCATTCTAGAATTCCAGGAGAAACTCTCTGAGATATCCAAGACCATTAATGAGAGGAACCAAACTAGAAGCTTACCGTATCCCTACCTGGACCCAAAGGTGATTGAGAACAGCATCTCCATCTAA